Proteins from a single region of Patulibacter sp. SYSU D01012:
- a CDS encoding 2-isopropylmalate synthase, with protein sequence MSTPAGPDRVIIFDTTLRDGEQSPGISLNAGEKLEIAHQLARLGVDVIEAGFPIASPGDFEAVRAIARADLGGSRPTIAALARAQAGDIERAGEAVREAAAEGRGRIHTFISTSDIHIEHQMRNTRADVLEGAKAAVAHARSLVDDVEFSPMDATRADVEFTAQVIQVAIDEGATTINVPDTVGYATPDEYAAFLRRLYEHAPGLRDVVLSVHCHDDLGLAVANSLAGLGAGARQVECAVNGIGERAGNTALEELIMLLATRGDRLGYATGAVTTEIARTSRLVSRLTGYAVQPNKAIVGRNAFSHESGIHQDGVLKDRSTFEIMDPASVGIDDAEQLVLGKHSGRAALKDALARLGHPVDGQELRRAFDAFKVLADRKKTVTAMDLEALVADELEAGEDDDLVLVDYTVEVRDARPPHATVVLESAARGRVTGSFTGDGPVDAVFRALDSALGVDARLRDYRVASVTGGQDALAQASVVLELGTPGSAERWDIPGVTGGERITAAGQGVDTDTLRASAIAYLRALNLGVRRVAGPRPQGDAAVAAP encoded by the coding sequence ATGAGCACCCCCGCCGGCCCCGACCGGGTCATCATCTTCGACACGACGCTGCGCGACGGCGAGCAGTCGCCCGGCATCTCGCTGAACGCCGGCGAGAAGCTCGAGATCGCCCACCAGCTCGCGCGCCTGGGCGTCGACGTCATCGAGGCCGGCTTCCCGATCGCCTCGCCCGGCGACTTCGAGGCCGTCCGCGCGATCGCGCGCGCCGACCTGGGCGGCTCGCGGCCGACGATCGCGGCGCTCGCCCGCGCGCAGGCCGGCGACATCGAGCGCGCCGGCGAGGCGGTCCGCGAGGCCGCCGCCGAGGGCCGCGGCCGCATCCACACGTTCATCTCGACGTCGGACATCCACATCGAGCACCAGATGCGCAACACGCGCGCCGACGTGCTCGAGGGCGCCAAGGCGGCGGTGGCGCATGCCCGCTCGCTCGTCGACGACGTCGAGTTCAGCCCGATGGACGCCACCCGCGCCGACGTCGAGTTCACCGCCCAGGTGATCCAGGTGGCGATCGACGAGGGCGCGACCACGATCAACGTCCCCGACACCGTCGGCTACGCCACCCCCGACGAGTACGCCGCGTTCCTGCGCCGCCTGTACGAGCACGCACCCGGCCTGCGCGACGTCGTCCTCTCCGTCCACTGCCACGACGACCTCGGCCTGGCCGTCGCGAACTCGCTCGCCGGCCTGGGGGCCGGGGCGCGGCAGGTCGAGTGCGCGGTCAACGGCATCGGTGAGCGTGCCGGCAACACCGCCCTCGAGGAGCTCATCATGCTGCTCGCGACCCGCGGCGACCGGCTGGGGTACGCCACCGGCGCGGTGACGACGGAGATCGCCCGCACGAGCCGCCTCGTCTCCCGCCTGACGGGCTACGCCGTCCAGCCGAACAAGGCGATCGTCGGGCGCAACGCGTTCTCGCACGAGTCCGGGATCCACCAGGACGGCGTGCTGAAGGACCGCTCGACCTTCGAGATCATGGACCCGGCGTCCGTCGGCATCGACGATGCCGAGCAGCTCGTCCTGGGCAAGCACTCCGGGCGCGCAGCGCTCAAGGACGCGCTCGCGCGGCTCGGGCACCCGGTCGACGGCCAGGAGCTGCGCCGCGCGTTCGACGCGTTCAAGGTGCTCGCCGACCGCAAGAAGACCGTGACGGCGATGGACCTGGAGGCGCTGGTCGCCGACGAGCTGGAGGCGGGGGAGGACGACGACCTCGTCCTTGTGGACTACACCGTCGAGGTCCGCGACGCCCGGCCGCCGCACGCCACCGTCGTCCTGGAGAGCGCGGCCCGCGGCCGCGTGACCGGGTCGTTCACCGGCGACGGCCCGGTCGACGCCGTGTTCCGCGCGCTCGACTCCGCCCTGGGCGTCGACGCCCGGCTGCGCGACTACCGGGTGGCGTCCGTCACCGGCGGGCAGGACGCGCTGGCGCAGGCGTCCGTCGTGCTCGAGCTCGGCACCCCCGGATCGGCGGAGCGCTGGGACATCCCGGGCGTCACCGGCGGCGAGCGGATCACGGCCGCCGGCCAGGGCGTCGACACCGACACCCTGCGGGCGTCCGCCATCGCGTACCTGCGCGCCCTCAACCTGGGCGTGCGGCGCGTCGCCGGCCCGCGGCCGCAGGGCGACGCGGCGGTCGCCGCCCCGTAG
- the serA gene encoding phosphoglycerate dehydrogenase has protein sequence MSSTPKVLVKEKVGPSGIEALKDAGFEVDLGLDWDDETFVAKLPEYDGVLIRSATTFTPELIERATNLKVIGRAGVGVDNVDIPAATKRGILVVNAPQSNVVTAAEHTVALMMSLARNIPRANAGMHAGKWERSKLSGFELYGKTLGVIGFGRIGQLVAERAQGLSMNVIAYDPYVSAERYKELGVEKAEDSDAIYAVADVITIHLPKTPETTGWLGADAFSKVKEGVRILNVARGGLVDEAALKDALDAGRVGGAALDVFPSEPVTEHVLQGYDNVILTPHLGASTAEANDRAGFQAAEQIVAALTGGTVTTAVNAPAVGKEDLEVLAPFVPLAERLGRIAVELAGGSSVERIEVEALGGIGERDVRPLSLAVLRGVLDGRTEEPVNAVNAPGIAKERGIEVSETTRATARDFTDLLRVTVVSGGERHRVVGTTLGHLNRPHLLEAWGQRFNLQLEGNLVILRYADQPGMVGRIGALLGDRGVNIEQAAVGYHQDREGTRGAHAVMVITTDTTVSEDVLKATLALDGVADGHAVTL, from the coding sequence ATGAGCAGCACGCCCAAGGTCCTCGTCAAGGAGAAGGTCGGCCCGTCCGGCATCGAGGCGCTGAAGGACGCCGGCTTCGAGGTCGACCTCGGCCTGGACTGGGACGACGAGACGTTCGTCGCCAAGCTCCCGGAGTACGACGGCGTCCTCATCCGCTCGGCGACGACGTTCACGCCCGAGCTGATCGAGCGCGCGACGAACCTGAAGGTCATCGGCCGCGCCGGCGTCGGCGTCGACAACGTCGACATCCCGGCCGCGACGAAGCGCGGCATCCTCGTCGTCAACGCCCCGCAGTCCAACGTCGTCACCGCCGCCGAGCACACCGTCGCGCTGATGATGTCCCTGGCGCGCAACATCCCGCGCGCGAACGCCGGCATGCACGCCGGCAAGTGGGAGCGCTCCAAGCTCTCCGGCTTCGAGCTCTACGGCAAGACGCTCGGCGTCATCGGCTTCGGCCGCATCGGCCAGCTCGTCGCGGAGCGCGCGCAGGGCCTGTCGATGAACGTCATCGCGTACGACCCGTACGTCTCGGCCGAGCGCTACAAGGAGCTCGGCGTCGAGAAGGCCGAGGACTCCGACGCGATCTACGCCGTCGCCGACGTCATCACGATCCACCTGCCGAAGACCCCCGAGACGACCGGCTGGCTCGGCGCCGACGCGTTCTCCAAGGTCAAGGAGGGCGTGCGGATCCTCAACGTCGCCCGCGGCGGCCTCGTCGACGAGGCCGCGCTGAAGGACGCGCTCGACGCCGGCCGCGTCGGCGGCGCCGCCCTCGACGTGTTCCCGTCCGAGCCCGTCACGGAGCACGTCCTCCAGGGCTACGACAACGTCATCCTCACCCCGCACCTGGGCGCGTCGACGGCCGAGGCCAACGACCGCGCCGGCTTCCAGGCCGCGGAGCAGATCGTCGCCGCCCTCACCGGCGGCACCGTCACCACCGCGGTCAACGCGCCGGCCGTCGGCAAGGAGGACCTGGAGGTCCTCGCGCCGTTCGTCCCGCTCGCCGAGCGCCTGGGCCGCATCGCGGTCGAGCTCGCCGGCGGCTCGTCGGTGGAGCGGATCGAGGTCGAGGCCCTCGGCGGCATCGGCGAGCGCGACGTGCGCCCGCTCTCCCTCGCCGTCCTGCGCGGCGTCCTCGACGGCCGCACCGAGGAGCCCGTCAACGCGGTGAACGCCCCCGGCATCGCCAAGGAGCGCGGCATCGAGGTCTCGGAGACGACGCGCGCCACCGCGCGCGACTTCACCGACCTGCTGCGCGTGACCGTCGTCTCCGGCGGCGAGCGCCACCGCGTCGTCGGCACCACGCTCGGCCACCTGAACCGCCCGCACCTGCTCGAGGCGTGGGGGCAGCGGTTCAACCTGCAGCTCGAGGGCAACCTCGTGATCCTGCGCTACGCGGACCAGCCCGGCATGGTCGGCCGCATCGGCGCGCTGCTCGGCGACCGCGGCGTCAACATCGAGCAGGCCGCCGTCGGGTACCACCAGGACCGCGAGGGCACCCGCGGCGCCCACGCCGTCATGGTCATCACGACGGACACCACGGTCTCCGAGGACGTCCTGAAGGCGACCCTCGCGCTCGACGGCGTGGCCGACGGCCACGCGGTCACCCTGTAG